The following DNA comes from Rosa rugosa chromosome 5, drRosRugo1.1, whole genome shotgun sequence.
TGTCTAACATCCAAAAGCCTACTACTGGTACGtattgtattttgttttttttataagttTATAATTCATTTAGCtgattgattaattaataatttaatttATCATGTATGTATAACAACAGGTAATGCACCGAGTAAACGCTCTCGTGTGCAAACTACTGATCAGCCATGCCCAAATGGATCCCGTTCTACTTTAGGTAATTCTTCAATTTTTGTTCTGCTACAACAATATTTATAGAAAGTTAGATTTAACTTATTTATTTGACTCATATTGATTAATTTAACGTGTGTGTAATAACAGGTAGTGCAATGAGTAAACCCTCTCGTGTGCAAACTACTGATCAGCCATGCGAAAATTCTATAGAAGATGGACTCAATTCTGCTATTGGTACCACTACAGAACGAACTACTACTGGTAAGTAGTATTGTAGTCTTCTTGAATTCAATTTTTATcactttaattatttatgtactAAGAAGTATAGGGAAAAGAGAGCGAaatgcaattttgttttcatgaATTGCAAATACAAAATTGCAAATTAGAAGGGTATACCTAAATTATATGTATAATGACAGGGGTCAGAATTAGTTCACGTCTTCAGCATCAAACTGCTAATGATCAGCTATTGATAAATGTTACAACTGAAGAGCAAAATGATAATGTGATGTCAGCCAGTAATCAAGACCCTCCTACAGGTATATACAAtattatatctatatatatatatattgttatatTTTGAGAACTAAAATATTTGTGTACATTAATTAAGAATTATGTTAAAGGTCCAACAAAAAAGGTGCGGGGAAAGACAAGAGGAGTGAATGCAGATAAGGTGCTTTCTCAATTGAATGCTAAAATACCTGTCACTCTGACCGAACAAAATGGCAGGCCTACAGGCCCATATGCTGAAATGTTGGCCAATGAAATTGGTTTCACAGTTCGAAACCATGCCCCACTAAATGTGGAAAAATGGAAGAAGATTCCAAAAATTGAAGTGGATAAGTTGGTTAAAAGAATAACGGTGAGTGATGGTTTGTTTTTTTGAAATGTAAGTTTACATTGATTGctttaattaaatattttgtttgaCATGAAATTATTTATATGCAGAACAAGTTTGACATTGAAATGTCTCTCTCTTGGGTTGAGAGATATGTAATTACAACATGTCAGActgtattttgtaattttcgttaTAAGTTGAAGAAACATTTTGAGAAATTTTCAACAATCGAGGAAGCAATTGAAAACAAACACGATGATGTCAAGACTCAGGAAGAATGGGAGTTTCTCTGTGCTCGTTTTTCTAGTGAAAAGTTTCAGGTACaatattgtttatttttttaactattTTTCAACACAGttcatttttttgttatattagtttttttttttcattcagatTCCAACTAATTGTTTGATATTTCATAATAATTTTTAGATTCGTTCAGAGAAGAATGCTATAAATAGGTCAAAGTTGACACATCACCACAAACCTGGGTCAAAGTCATTTATGTCTCACCAAGAGCAAATTGTAAGATATTTATAATTTTGTTAATAAATTTATAGCTTCAATATATATTTGTAGATGTTAAAAGAATATGTTTGAATGCAATAGGCAACACAGACTGGAGAGATGCAAGGTGCAATTGATCGCTTTGAAACAGAGTACAAAAGCACTAAAAAAGGTTGGGACTTGGGAGCAAAAGCAAAGTGGGTAAGTAACTTGTTAACGATGCATACGTATGAACAAAAGTTCTATAATGTATATGTTTTGACCATGACCATAGGTGAAATTAATATAAATTCCCTAAATATGATTAAATTGATCAGGTTGTAATTGAGAAATTGCATATCATATCCAactgtatatattttttattgtaGGATGAAATGATTAAGATGCGAACTGAGACAACTCAACCTGATGGAACTCGGACAATGACAGATGATGAAATTTGTGCAAAAGTCCTCGGAGTCAAATCAGGCTACATCAAGGGTTGTTGTTTTGGCCCTAGACCTCCACCATCAAGAGTCTCTCATTCGTCGATAAATGAAATGTCTGAAAAGAACAAAGTGTTGCAAGAACAGCTTCAAGAGACCCAACACCTTGTAGGGACTCAACAACAAAAGATTGATGCACAAAATGAGGTGATCCAAAGATTGGAGGAGCAAGccaaaaagtttgaggagttcATGGCTAACTTTTCCAGGCAACATCCATCAAGTTAGTATCTTTATTAGAGAACTTAAACATGGAGAAATAATTTTTTAGATCATCTTGATTTTGTTATTGGTTTTAGACTATTTTTGTTACTCCTTATGTTAGGAAACACTTTGATTGTTACTTTGGttttattattatgagatttattATTGGTTTGACTATTTCAATtagttttaaatattttcatGTAATATGGTAGAGAACAATCGGTGACAAAACCATATGTATTGTCAACATTTTCCTCGTAATAAGCAATCAATTGTAACGAAAAagaatttcctcgctataggcTATAGAATGTATAACGACGAAAATAAATATCATCGCTATACAATACACAACTTATGACgacaaaaataaatttcctCGTTAAAGATTATAATATATACGACGATGAAAGTAAATTTCATCGCTGTAGGTtatacaacctacaacgacaaaagtaaaattcctcgctatagactatacaacctacaacgtcaaaagtaaatttcctcgctatagactatacaacttacaacgacaaaagtaaatttccttGCTTATAGCAAatacaacctacaacgacaaaagtaaatttcctcgctataaaCCTTATAACCTATATCGACAAATGTAAAGTTCCTCGTCATTGAGTACCTTTGGCGAGGAATACACCATATAACCTACATCGACAAATGTAAATTTCCTCGTAATTGAGTACCTTTAGCGAGGAATAGTTTTCCCTCGTACAAGATACATATaaggaagaaaataaatttcctcGTTAAAGATTGCTTATAGTGAGT
Coding sequences within:
- the LOC133708641 gene encoding uncharacterized protein LOC133708641, producing the protein MQGAIDRFETEYKSTKKGWDLGAKAKWDEMIKMRTETTQPDGTRTMTDDEICAKVLGVKSGYIKGCCFGPRPPPSRVSHSSINEMSEKNKVLQEQLQETQHLVGTQQQKIDAQNEVIQRLEEQAKKFEEFMANFSRQHPSS
- the LOC133708960 gene encoding uncharacterized protein LOC133708960; protein product: MSKPSRVQTTDQPCENSIEDGLNSAIGTTTERTTTGVRISSRLQHQTANDQLLINVTTEEQNDNVMSASNQDPPTGPTKKVRGKTRGVNADKVLSQLNAKIPVTLTEQNGRPTGPYAEMLANEIGFTVRNHAPLNVEKWKKIPKIEVDKLVKRITVSDGLFF